CCACCCGCCGCGACCAACTGGCAAAAAACGCTCAGGGCCTGCCGAAGATCGAAGCCGACGCGACCCGCAGCCTGATCATCGGCCACCTGGCCCAGGCATTGCCTGCCCGTGAAGCCGGGGCCGAAGTGAGCCTGGCGATTGCCGGCGTGGCCGCAGACAGCTTGAGCCAGATGATCCCCGGCCTACTGGGCGGCGGCCAGGCACAAGGCATGTTGAATGGGCAGCGCGAACGCTTGATGCAGCAGATTGGCAACGACCTGAACAACACGTTGCTGTACGTCTATCGAGACTTGTCTGACCCCGAGCTGGAAGAATTCGCGACGTTTGCGGAGTCGCCGGAAGGCAAGGCGTATTACCAGGCGGCGTTGGCCGCCATTCGCGCAGGTCTTGCGGTTGGCCAAAGCACCTCAAGCCTGACGCAGTAATAAAAATGTGGGAGGGGGCTTGCTCCCGATAGCGGTGGATCAGCAAAAAATGTTTGCCTGACACACTGCTATCGGGAGCAAGCCCCCTCCCACATTTGGACTGTGTTACTTCAATTGATCCGTGAGAAAGCTGAAATATTCATCGCGAATCTCGGGAATCTCGTTCGCCAAATGGTGCCGACCGCGCTTGAGCATCAACACCTGCGGCTGATCAAACTTACCCCGCAGCACCTGCAAATTGTGCTGCCAGTCCACCGTCATATCTTCCTCGCCCTGCACGATTATCGGCCGCCGTGGGCTGCGCGGCGCGGCTTCGATGCGCTTGATCCAGCGCAACAACGCACCCACCCAGGCGGTGGGCAGTTGGCGCGGTTGCAGCGGGTCGGCTTCCAAAAACGGCTTGAATTCAGGATCGTTGGTGTTCTCGCTGAATCGCCGGGCGATACCGTTGACGAACGGCCGCAGCAGGTAATAACTCAGCTGGGACCAGCCCCAGGCACGCGGACGCACCAGCGGCGACAGCAGGAAGGTCTTGCCCTGCGCCGGGCTGTCGGCGCCGTGGTGGAGCAAATGATCCACCACCACCGCGCCGCCAGTACTCTGCCCGAACAGGTGCCAGGGCTGCGGCAGGTGCAGCGCCTCGGCCTGGGCGAACAGCGCCTGCACCACGTTCTGGTACACCGCGAAGTCATCGATGCTGGCCCGTGCGCCGCTGGACAAACCATGGCCCGGCAGGTCGCAGGCAATCACCACAAAGCCTTGGTCCAGCGCCCAGTCCACTACGTGGCGGTATAGGCCCATATGGTCGTAGAAGCCGTGGAACATGAACATCGTCGCCACCGGAGCGGGTGGCCACCACACCTGCGCCACCACCGCGAACCCGTCAACCTCCAAACGCCCCAGGCGGCTCACGGCCGGCACTTTGCGCGCGGCCAGGTCCAAGCCGTAGAAACGCTGATACACCCGCGCCTCGGCGCTGAGCGGCTGCGCATCCACCAGGGGTCGCAAGCTGTCGCGCAGATGATCGGGGTCAAAGGTGACGGGCATAAAGGCTTCCAGACTGACGGCGAAGATGAATATCGAGCTGCGATATTCATCTGTCAGGGCAAGCATGGCAAGCTACGCGACCTTCGAGGATAGATCTGAATGCGACCGCCCTACCGTAACGCCCTGTTCGCCAGCCTGGTCCTGATCCTCTGCGCCGGCGTGCTATGGGCGGCATATAACTGGTTCCAGGGCCGCTACCTGCGTGCGTTCAGCGAGCACACGGCGGTGTTTTCCGGTGACCCCTTGAAACTGCCCGCCGACCTCGCCGGGCCAGGCCCGATTCGCCTGGTGCACTTCTGGGACCCGGCCTGCCCATGCAATGTCGGCAACCAGCAGCACCTGGGCGAACTGATCGAGCAGTACGCGCCCCAGGGCGTTGAGTTCTATGCCCTGCAAAAGCCCGGCAGCCACGGCCAACTGCCCGATAACCTGCGCACCATGAAAACCCTCACAACCCTGCCCGGCGCCGATCAAGTGCCCGCCAGCCCCGCCGTGGGCATCTGGGATCGCA
This region of Pseudomonas asgharzadehiana genomic DNA includes:
- a CDS encoding DUF2059 domain-containing protein, which encodes MRRLFFSLLMFCVLPAWADGHDQLYKVAGWAEQRAHFNDALSAAQQRYRNSLPPAVYQALVDNSNKRFAAQAMDQRAEAQLRKNLADPKPALAFFQSPLGRKIVAAELLTTRRDQLAKNAQGLPKIEADATRSLIIGHLAQALPAREAGAEVSLAIAGVAADSLSQMIPGLLGGGQAQGMLNGQRERLMQQIGNDLNNTLLYVYRDLSDPELEEFATFAESPEGKAYYQAALAAIRAGLAVGQSTSSLTQ
- a CDS encoding alpha/beta hydrolase, yielding MPVTFDPDHLRDSLRPLVDAQPLSAEARVYQRFYGLDLAARKVPAVSRLGRLEVDGFAVVAQVWWPPAPVATMFMFHGFYDHMGLYRHVVDWALDQGFVVIACDLPGHGLSSGARASIDDFAVYQNVVQALFAQAEALHLPQPWHLFGQSTGGAVVVDHLLHHGADSPAQGKTFLLSPLVRPRAWGWSQLSYYLLRPFVNGIARRFSENTNDPEFKPFLEADPLQPRQLPTAWVGALLRWIKRIEAAPRSPRRPIIVQGEEDMTVDWQHNLQVLRGKFDQPQVLMLKRGRHHLANEIPEIRDEYFSFLTDQLK
- a CDS encoding DUF6436 domain-containing protein: MRPPYRNALFASLVLILCAGVLWAAYNWFQGRYLRAFSEHTAVFSGDPLKLPADLAGPGPIRLVHFWDPACPCNVGNQQHLGELIEQYAPQGVEFYALQKPGSHGQLPDNLRTMKTLTTLPGADQVPASPAVGIWDRSGKLAYFGPYSEGLTCNSSNSFIEPILKALGTGRDVNATHTLAVGCYCSWPEAR